CAGAATAAATATTATGTGCTTTGAATAATTGATGTAAATAGTTACATACATCTAGTTCGTTGTCATTAACTGATTGTATATTAACCAAATCACTTAAAATCTGAACCTTTTCATCTTCTGAAAATTTACTCATAAAAAAACCCCCTTATTTTATCTCATCTTAATTGTAACTAAAAGTGTACTGCTTAATGAAATAAAAGGGTTTATAGTCATAGTTTTAATTATGAAATTGAAGGGATTTGAATTGGAAGTTTATATAAAGCATGTGTTAAATAATACTCTGATGGATTTGTTGCGAGTTGTAATTGTAAATTTTTAGAGAATTTATATAATTGTGAGTTATTGTTTGGTGTAGATGAAGTAGAACTTTTTACTTGTTCGGTGTGACTAACGTCAGTAACAGCACCTTTCATATCATTGCCTTGCACACTGCCGATTAATATTAAGATTAAATAACTGCAAGAGATGATTAAAATTGTCCCTAAATAAATACCGATGGCTAACTTTACAGGTTTACGCATAGTATACAACCTCCTAAATGGCTTATATCTGTGTACACTTACAAATTACCACGCGTTTATTAAGTAAATGTAAATTGAAAGTAAAAATTCAATGAAATAGCGCTTGGGATAGATATTATATAGTTCTCTATTGAAAAATAAGGTTACTATATTAAATTTTTATTGTTATTTAAGCCATGATTTCAGCTATCGTTTTTAATATTGAGTGTAAAGTTATATAATTAGTATAACTTAATGATCTTACGGTTGATTTAGGAGGCGATTAAAATTAACTATATCAAACATATAACATCGTCCGATGGAACGAATTTGTATACTAAAGTTAATGAAGGCTACGAAGAAGACAATAATGATCGCGTAAATATCATTATCGTCCATGGCCTTGCTGAACATCTAGACCGTTATGACGCATTGGCAGATAGTTTACAGATACATGGTTTCAATGTCATTAGATATGATCAAAGAGGTCATGGGCGTTCAGAAGGTGCACAAACGTATTATGATAATGATAGCCAGATTGTAGAAGACTTGCAGGCAATAATCTCTTTTGTACGAACAACATATGGTAATAATATATTTTTGATTGGTCATAGCATGGGTGGTTATACTGTAGCACTCTATGGAACGTTTTATCCTAATCAAGTACGAGGCATTATTACGTCTGGCGCGTTAACTCGTGATATTAAAGGATTATTTAGCGAAATTCTTGAGGACCGTACATTACCAAAAGATAGTTATATCGACAATGCTTTAGGTGAAGGCGTTTGTTCTGATAAAGACGTACAAGCCAAATATGAGCAAGATGATTTAGTAGCTAAGCATATTTCGAGAGGTTTAATATATAGCATTGATAGTGGTGTCGAGAAGTTAAAAACGCACGCAGAGCGCTTTGTTGATGATGTACTTATTATGCATGGGTTAAATGATGGCTTAGTGAGCTATGAAGATTCTTTACAATTTTTCAATGAAATAGGTTCTACAAACAAATCGTTACGTATTTATGATACATTGGAACACGAAATTTTAAATGAGCGTAAATATAATAGTACAATTTTCGAAGATATTATTGATTGGATTCAATTAAAACAATGCGAACATGAAGATTTAAACTAATTAATTTTTCGTAAGTGTTTAAATGTATATAAATAGAGGTAAATTAGATTGGTTGACTTGCATTTGTGCGCAATAGATATAACTAGAAATGATAAATGAAAATTGCTATTATATTACTCATAGCCAACATAATTCTTATAAAAATATAACTTTAAAATTAAAATGACGATTGCAATTTATGCAATAAAAAATATTTATAAATTTGTATTTAAATTAAACAGATAGATTGAATACTTAGGAGGACGATTAAATGATATATGCTGGAATATTAGCTGGTGGCGTAGGTTCAAGAATGGGCAACGTTCCGTTACCAAAACAATTTTTAGATTTAGATGGGAAACCTATTCTTGTACATACTGTGGAGAAGTTTCTATTAACAAGTGATTTTGACAAAATTTATATTGCTACTCCTCAAAAATGGATTTCACATACGAAAGACACACTTCGTAAACACGATATTACTGACGAAAGAGTTGTTGTCGTGCAAGGTGGTGCTGACCGTAACGAAACTATCATGAGCATCATTAATGCCATCGAAGCGGAAAATAAAATTACTGATGACGACGTTATTGTGACGCACGATGCAGTGCGACCATTCTTAACACGTCGTATTATTAAAGAGAATATCGATGCAGTCATTAAACATGGTGCAGTAGATACAGTCATTACGGCAACTGATACAATTATTAGCTCTAAAGATGGCGAAGCAATAAATTCTATTCCTGTTCGTGACGAAATGTATCAAGGTCAAACGCCACAATCTTTTAATATAAATTTATTAAGAGATAGTTACAATGCTTTATCAGAAGACGATAAAAAAATACTTACTGATGCTTGTAAAATTTTAGTCGTTGCTGATAAAAAAGTAAAACTCGTACTAGGCGAACTATATAACATTAAAATTACAACACCTTATGATCTTAAAGTCGC
The Staphylococcus kloosii genome window above contains:
- a CDS encoding alpha/beta hydrolase yields the protein MNYIKHITSSDGTNLYTKVNEGYEEDNNDRVNIIIVHGLAEHLDRYDALADSLQIHGFNVIRYDQRGHGRSEGAQTYYDNDSQIVEDLQAIISFVRTTYGNNIFLIGHSMGGYTVALYGTFYPNQVRGIITSGALTRDIKGLFSEILEDRTLPKDSYIDNALGEGVCSDKDVQAKYEQDDLVAKHISRGLIYSIDSGVEKLKTHAERFVDDVLIMHGLNDGLVSYEDSLQFFNEIGSTNKSLRIYDTLEHEILNERKYNSTIFEDIIDWIQLKQCEHEDLN
- a CDS encoding D-ribitol-5-phosphate cytidylyltransferase; translation: MIYAGILAGGVGSRMGNVPLPKQFLDLDGKPILVHTVEKFLLTSDFDKIYIATPQKWISHTKDTLRKHDITDERVVVVQGGADRNETIMSIINAIEAENKITDDDVIVTHDAVRPFLTRRIIKENIDAVIKHGAVDTVITATDTIISSKDGEAINSIPVRDEMYQGQTPQSFNINLLRDSYNALSEDDKKILTDACKILVVADKKVKLVLGELYNIKITTPYDLKVANSIIKGGMLSD